The following are encoded together in the Periplaneta americana isolate PAMFEO1 chromosome 5, P.americana_PAMFEO1_priV1, whole genome shotgun sequence genome:
- the LOC138699485 gene encoding ankyrin repeat and protein kinase domain-containing protein 1-like isoform X2, translating into MTSPRSVSDAVQRPSRMRLVDAELYNAARERNLQGVQKCLAGGGDVNCRRLDGVTPLHMAAESGDQRLLNVLLAAETLNPDLRTSQGHSALYSAVETGHEGVVVALLRRGARPDAADALGRTPLHVAVSLNRPRLVKLLLDAGASPNLEDDFGESPLDFAVLRRESLPLTRLLLTRGGVPGPMLLHKAVLQGCVDLAYELLRNGRADVNGRAELQQYTPLHYAVLAGNRDAASVLLKAGADPHVKGYNGVSPLKMATMYRDLKMQEMLSARVVRQ; encoded by the coding sequence ATGACGTCACCTCGAAGCGTCTCAGACGCCGTGCAGCGGCCGTCGCGCATGCGCCTTGTGGACGCCGAGCTTTACAATGCTGCGCGCGAGCGGAACCTTCAGGGCGTCCAGAAGTGCCTCGCCGGCGGGGGCGACGTGAATTGCCGGCGCCTCGACGGAGTAACCCCATTGCACATGGCGGCGGAGAGCGGCGATCAGCGCCTTCTGAACGTGCTGCTAGCGGCGGAAACTCTGAATCCAGACCTGAGGACGTCCCAAGGGCACAGCGCCCTGTACTCCGCCGTCGAAACGGGCCACGAGGGCGTCGTCGTCGCCCTGCTGCGCCGTGGAGCGCGCCCCGATGCAGCCGACGCCCTGGGTCGCACCCCGCTCCACGTGGCAGTCTCCCTCAATAGGCCACGACTCGTCAAATTGCTCCTCGACGCCGGGGCgtcccccaacctggaggacgaTTTCGGAGAATCCCCCCTGGACTTCGCAGTGCTCCGCAGAGAGTCTCTGCCCCTCACCCGCCTGCTGCTGACCCGCGGGGGGGTCCCCGGACCCATGCTGCTGCACAAAGCAGTGCTTCAGGGTTGCGTGGACTTGGCCTACGAGCTGTTGCGGAATGGTCGCGCGGATGTGAACGGGCGCGCTGAGCTCCAGCAGTACACACCTCTACACTACGCCGTGCTGGCAGGCAACCGAGATGCAGCTAGCGTCCTACTGAAGGCTGGCGCCGATCCGCACGTCAAGGGGTACAACGGCGTCAGCCCCCTCAAGATGGCGACCATGTACCGCGACCTCAAGATGCAGGAGATGTTGAGTGCCAGGGTTGTGCGCCAATAG
- the LOC138699485 gene encoding ankyrin repeat and protein kinase domain-containing protein 1-like isoform X1: MDPTRGHSMTSPRSVSDAVQRPSRMRLVDAELYNAARERNLQGVQKCLAGGGDVNCRRLDGVTPLHMAAESGDQRLLNVLLAAETLNPDLRTSQGHSALYSAVETGHEGVVVALLRRGARPDAADALGRTPLHVAVSLNRPRLVKLLLDAGASPNLEDDFGESPLDFAVLRRESLPLTRLLLTRGGVPGPMLLHKAVLQGCVDLAYELLRNGRADVNGRAELQQYTPLHYAVLAGNRDAASVLLKAGADPHVKGYNGVSPLKMATMYRDLKMQEMLSARVVRQ; this comes from the exons ATGGACCCGACCCGAGGACACTCT ATGACGTCACCTCGAAGCGTCTCAGACGCCGTGCAGCGGCCGTCGCGCATGCGCCTTGTGGACGCCGAGCTTTACAATGCTGCGCGCGAGCGGAACCTTCAGGGCGTCCAGAAGTGCCTCGCCGGCGGGGGCGACGTGAATTGCCGGCGCCTCGACGGAGTAACCCCATTGCACATGGCGGCGGAGAGCGGCGATCAGCGCCTTCTGAACGTGCTGCTAGCGGCGGAAACTCTGAATCCAGACCTGAGGACGTCCCAAGGGCACAGCGCCCTGTACTCCGCCGTCGAAACGGGCCACGAGGGCGTCGTCGTCGCCCTGCTGCGCCGTGGAGCGCGCCCCGATGCAGCCGACGCCCTGGGTCGCACCCCGCTCCACGTGGCAGTCTCCCTCAATAGGCCACGACTCGTCAAATTGCTCCTCGACGCCGGGGCgtcccccaacctggaggacgaTTTCGGAGAATCCCCCCTGGACTTCGCAGTGCTCCGCAGAGAGTCTCTGCCCCTCACCCGCCTGCTGCTGACCCGCGGGGGGGTCCCCGGACCCATGCTGCTGCACAAAGCAGTGCTTCAGGGTTGCGTGGACTTGGCCTACGAGCTGTTGCGGAATGGTCGCGCGGATGTGAACGGGCGCGCTGAGCTCCAGCAGTACACACCTCTACACTACGCCGTGCTGGCAGGCAACCGAGATGCAGCTAGCGTCCTACTGAAGGCTGGCGCCGATCCGCACGTCAAGGGGTACAACGGCGTCAGCCCCCTCAAGATGGCGACCATGTACCGCGACCTCAAGATGCAGGAGATGTTGAGTGCCAGGGTTGTGCGCCAATAG